The genomic region GGCTGGGGCTCCCTGCTCGGTGCTGGTCCCGGAGCAGTTGGATGTGCGCGTACCCTCGCCGCGTCCCGGGGACCTGGACCGTGCACCCGCCTCCCTGCGGCTCTCTGAAGCTCCGCTGCAGGCCACGGGTCCGCACCTCCGACCCTGGCGCTCGGTGTCACCCCGCACTCTGCGGTCTGGCTCCGCACAGACCCGTGCGCGTGCTGACCCCGCTTCACCCGCGGTCCCTGGCTCTGGTCGCTGCCCGCCCCGGGCCTGGCCTAGCTTAGGCGGCAGCccttggtggggggtggggggcggtcCGATTTACCCCAGCTTCTCCCGAAGCATCTCCACAAATGGCTTCTTAAGTAGAAGACAAGCAGCCTAGGCGTGGGGGCCTGGGGAGAATGGTGACCCTCTGGCGTTTGTCTGTCAGGGTCTGCTTGTCACACTTAAGATGCTCTGAGTTTAGGAAGGAATTTGGCCTTCCCAGACCCCTGGGATGCTCTCGCAATGCCAGACTATGTTGGTTTCTGCTGGGTACTTTGCCCAAATTTATCTCAGCCCATGGGGATGTTGGAGAGGGGGCGCCTGGCACCTTGTGCCAGCGAAAGACCCACTGGAGTGACCTGGCTGGAAATGGACGAGTGGAAGTGGCTCAAGCAGGGCCTCTGGGCCGCGTCTTACTGTGTCTCCGTCTAGGGCTCCGTGCTGGCATTCTCTTGGCGAAATTCTTCCCCCTGCTCTTCTTGTACCCTCTCACCTACCTGGCTCCTGGCTTCTCCACCCTCTGGCTCCATCTGCTTTTGAAAGCCACAGAGACCTCTGGGCCAACATATATCAAACTGGGCCAATGGGCCAGCACCCGGCACGATCTCTTTTCAGAGGCTTTCTGTGCCCAGTTCTCCAAGCTGCATGTCCAGGTGACCCCCCACCCTTGGGCCCACACGGAATGCCTACTCCAGCAGGCGTTTGGGGAGGATTGGGGCAGCCTCCTGTTTTTCGAGACCCAGGAGCCTGTGGGTTCAGGGTGCGTGGCCCAAGTGTACAAAGCATTCGCTAGCACTACCTTGCTGGAGAAGGACAGAGCCTGGAGACTTGGGCAACTCTCTGTCCCATGGCTGTCCTCAGGATCTGGGGCAGTCTGGATGCTGGGAGGGTCCTTTGTGAAGGAGTGGAAGCCTTCGGAAAGCCTTGCCGATGAAGCATTTGTAGAAAAGCTGCTTCTCCCTAAAGCTGACCTTGTTAGGTCAGAAGGGAGCATGCCTCAGGTTCCTGGCCACCCACCTAAATCAGATCACCTCGTCCCAGTCGCAGTAAAAGTAAGTGCTCTCACAACCCTAGTGTGGTGCGCCCCATCTTTGATGAGCTATCCTGGTATAGGAGCCACGTCTAAACATGAAATATGAAGTTcatttatatcacacacacatatacacacacccatagGTGCAGCTGACAAGTTATCTCTTGCAGTATTTCTAGTGCTAGTGCACCTTCGTTCTGACTTCAACCATCATCTGAGGTCAGGCTTGGGATTTTCCCCTTGTGTTAGGTAAGTCCTTAAAACGTTTCAGATTCGGCAGcattttgagttttttattttgaattagaaTATAGGCTGCTCAACCTGTATTCTTGTTAGCTCAGTCAATGCTTGTTAAATGCAAGCTGtttcatcccttcctccctccctccctccctccctccctccctccctccctccctccctccctccctccctcatctgtttGTGGTAGTGAAGATTGAACCTAGGATGGAATCAAATTTAGTTCACACATGCTACGCCACTGAGCTTCATTCTACTTTCTGTTTGGAGACAAGGCCTTGCGAAGTTAGTTTCCCAGACCGGTCTTGAACCTATGACTCTTCCCTCCCAAGTATCAGGGATCACTGGTGCTGCTAGGTCTCCAGGCTCAAGTTGTTTCCTTGGTAGTCCCAGAGCTCACTGTGGAGGaccacagagctctgcctgcctccgcctcctgtgtgctggaattcaaggtgtCTTCCTCCACTACAGATCCTGGTTTCATTTCCTGACTTTGTGGGGGTGGTATGAATAGTCTGAGGGAGGGGGAAAATGACTTGGATTTTGCTATTTCCAAAATCTTGAGTGGCGGTACCACCACCCCGGAGCATCATGGGTTACTACCCTTGATTTGAGGAGAGGCTCTGGTTCTTCTATGGTGGGAGTCGGTGCTTCCTAGGTCAGATGCTGTCTCCTGATTCTGTCTTGTCTCCTGGTTCTGTCTGGTAGGTGTTACACCCTGGCCTGCTCACTCAGGTGTACATGGATTTACTGCTGATGAAGATCGGTAGCCAAGCCCTGGGGCTTTTACCCGGAGTCAAATGGCTTAGCTTGCCTGAGATTGTGGAGGAATTTGAGAAGCTCATGGTCCAACAGGTGACTCCTTCTCTCAGCTGTAAATAGCACCTACCATAGTTCTTCCGAGCAGGTGAATAGGTAGGTCATTTCCCAGGGTGTTCACAGAGCGTGAGAGCTGTTAATCAATGTGGGTACTGCTTGTTGATGCAACAAAGAAGGCCCCGTCCACCAGTTTCATACAGGTAGGCTATTTCTTGCGTATACTCAGGTAACTTGAGGGAAGAGGGAGCTCTTTGGAGTGGTTTTCGGATCCATTTTCTCTGCAAGATTGGCCCGGCCAGTAAACTGGAAAACCAGAACTGCGCTGCTATCACCACAGAGGCCAAGGAATAGAGACAAAAATTGAACCttgacatttttttattttacattttatttattcctgtGTGGTATATGGAGATGGGGAGGCATATGCATAAgtcagaggactttttttttaaagatttatttattatgtatagtgttctgtctgcatgtttgcctgcacaccagaagagggcaccagatctcattacagatggctgtgagctgccatgtggttgctgggaattgaactcaggacctctggaaggagagtcagtgcttttaacctctgagccatcactccagctcccAGAGGGCACTTTTGAGGagctagttctctccttcctcagggTGAGTCTTTGAGACTGACACTCCCATGGCACCAAGTgtttttgcccactgagccatttcactggcccagAATTGAATCTTTAAATTGTGCTTTATTTAGAGAGCCTGCAACTTGAGAAGGTAATAGATaacatcttttaaagaaagacCTGCCTTACGCATTTTCTCCAGTTAGCAGGTTTATAGGGTGGCTGGGAGCGGGAAACAAAGGCAGTCACTCAGCCCAGAGCTCGGTCTTGCCCTTCTAGGCAGTCTGTTGGCTGTAGTTTGGAGATTGTGCCCCTCTGGCGCTTGTCATTTGCGCTCTTCCCCAGTTCCATCTCCATAGTCGGTGTGGAATGGTGCGGACATGGAAGATGTAAGAGATTTTATGGACTGGCCAGGAGGTGGGAAAATCTCTTCCTTCCagcctgccagccagagagcacTTGGGAAATGCAGTCTCTCTTTGTGCCTCAGGGTAAAATGAAACTAAGTGGGTTATATTAACTCTGCCACCATCAGAGGCTGAACTCTGAGCAAGAAGACTCATTagctttgttttactttgtttttagagCTAATAGAGTAGACCTTCTCCCTGTTGGAGACCCTTAAGGGCATTTGTTTAAGTAGCCAGACTTGGTAAACTTATGTTGAAGGTGCCTGGGTCTTCAAGTGGACATTGGTACTGGCTCCCTATTGGACAGGGTTTCAGAAGCTGTGCACCAAGACTTCTTATatatctttgaatatttttaagttCCAGGCACTCATTTTGATGTTTCGAAAGTATTTGGGTACCTGGTGTGGTAGCCcagacctgtgatcccagcacctaggatCAGAGGCGGCATATGTCTGTAAATTCAAGTCCAGCTTAATCCAAGTGTGTTCCGGGAAGCTAGGTCCTATTTCAAAAGCCAAAAATGGACAATAAAGCAAGTGTTTGGACTGTTGGAGTAAGCAGAGCTGCAGTGAATCTTTCCCAACAGTTCTGAAGACAGCCTGGGGTAGAGAGAGATTCGGCTCATTGGTGTCTTCCCACGGTAGAAGGAGCTAGGGTCTCAGGCCTTGTGTAAGATGCTACAGAGCTGCATCCTCAAGACCTAATCGCTCTACAAAGCTCTACTTGGAGACTAGGATTTCAAATAGGAATTTGTGGGAGACTGAGAGGTGTGTGTAGAGGGGTGATACGGCATCTAGACCAGATGAGATTGGCTTTCTATCCTGGAGTATTGCAAGTTTGATGAAAAGGCATTAAAGCAGAGAAAATGGCTTCTAGTCTGACCACTGTCTTAATTTTGACTCCTGACTTCACCTCCCTTCTGAGCTTCAGCTCCATCAAAAGCCTGATAGGCGTCAGAGCCCCATCTCTGGAAACTCACATCCCCATGTCTTACCCATTTGTTTACCCAGCCTCTCCGGCTAACGTGACTGACAGGTGCCGCACATTGCAGGCCAGAGTGTTTGTCTAAGAGCCTGTGACTGCTCATTTGTGTAGTCAGGTCACAGTTACTACACTCTCAGGAGCGAGGGGTCTCAGGCCACATGGGTGCCCAGCACTCTGTAAGACTTGATGGCGTggtagaggaagggaaggggcacCAGAGGAGGTGGATCTAGAGAGGAGCGGGAGCCAAACGGCGACCCACCTGGGTGTCATCCTCCAGAGCAGAGGTTTCAGCCcggagagatggtgcagtggtttcagagcacttgctgctcttgcagaggatccacccgctctgtgtaactccagttccgggagaCCTGGCCGCCTCTTTTGAGCTCTGTGGGCAACAGGCGTGCACACAAAAgacttatacatataaaacaaatcttatttctttgtttgtttttgagatagggtttctctttgttgccctggctgtcctggaacttgctctgtagaacagtctggcctcgaactcacagagtggcaccaccactgcccagcaaatttttaaaaaagtttttttaaaagactggATGTCACCTTTCACATAGCATGGATATAGTCAGACAGATTCGGAGAAAGGTTGGgaagtttattaaaatataaatggggCTGGGcaactgggtagtggtggcacatgcctttaatcccagcacttgggaggcagaggcaggtggatctctgtgagttcgaggccagcctggtctacaagagttagttccaaaacaggaaccaaagctacagagaaaccctgtttcgaaaaatcaaaaaacaaacaaaaataaatgggcTGGGCATTCAGCTGTGGCAGTTGCTTCAGTAGGTTGAGGGCAAGGCCGTCCCTGTGTGGAAGTAACTGCAGCATATTGGTCATAATGGAAGGAGAGGGCAAGTGGGCTAGGCTAGTCGGGCACTGGGGGCACTAAAAAGAGCCGTGGAGTCAGATGGACATCCAGCAGCTGCTGCGAAGGGGGCCCAGATCTCATCCTGGGATCTGGTCTGCCATGGAGGAGTTCATGGGGATAGTGGgtgtttttctgcttttgtggAAGCTGTGGGCTAGCTAGTGTGTCTTCTCTGAGGTTCCTGGTGCAGCCAGGGAAGCTggtaaggaaagaaggaaggggaccGTGCTGACCTGGTCCCCCCAGCACCTCAGAGGTGTTCCCTGTGTCCACGCTAACTCTTCTTTCCTCCGACTCTGCAGATAGACCTGCGTTATGAAGCTCGGAATCTAGAACACTTTCAGCACAACTTTGAGAACATGACATCTGTGAGATTCCCCACCCCGCTGCACCCCCTCATCACGAGGGATATACTGGTGGAGACATATGAAGTAAGAGCTTGGTTCTGCAGTCACCCATAGCTGGCTGTCCCCACAGAGACTTCATGATGGAGAGAGGATGTGCTTCTCCTATGGAAAACGGGGAGAGGGTTGAGAGTGCAAGGTCCTGGGGTCTGCAAAAAATGAGCCTACTTGCGCCTAGACTCTGGGAGGAGCCGGAGGAAGAGGCGGGATGGAGTGAGCTGGTCCCGAGAGTGCAGGTAGCCGGAGGAAGAGGCGGGATGGAGCGAGCTGGTCCCGAGAGCTGCAGGTAGCTGGAGGAAGAGGCGGAATGGAGTGAGCTGGTCCCGAGAGTGCAGGTAGCCGGAGGAAGAGGCGGGATGGAGTGAGCTGGTCCCGAGAGCTGCACGCAGCCTCAGGCTTCTAGAACTGAAAACTTACTCAGCTGTCCTCATGGTAACCTCATGGCACTGTCCCAGGGAAATGTGTTTGACAGAGGAAGTGTTCAGAAGCATTTGCCTTAGCTGCCCCCAGACCTGTCTCGTTAGGAAACGGTGGTGGCATCCAGGGGCTTGTTTCCTAGCTGCGTAGCTCTGAGCCCTCTCTTAGGCTCGCTGggctttctaaataaaatatgttcCGTTTCATTGCCTTGACAAAGGGAACCAAGTGTTGATTTGCTGGTTGTCCATTCTTCTGGCTCTCCTGTCTTTTCCTGCTGGAGCTCCAGCCTGTCTCTGTTGgatgatttctttcttgttttagtttgctttgagacagtcttacacattccaggttggtcttaaacttTCTGACCTTACACCGctgtccttcctgcctctgcctcccacctcgcCTGACACTTGGCTCGCTCTCAGCACCTGCTCCTGTCTTTTCCCAGGGCTCCAAGCATCTCTTTCCTGTTAGTAGCTGAGTCAATGGCTGCAAACCCCTGGGCATTTCTTTTGAGAAGTAAATGAAGGAAATAGATTAAAACCACTGTGTTAGAGACAGATTTATAGGGGTTCTCGGATCAGCTTCTGGGTCCTCTTGCTGTCTGAGGAAGAGTGACATGGCCAGCGGGTTAAAGCTGTCTCCCTGCTGTCTTTAAGGAGAGTGTTCCGGTGTCCAGCTACCAGCAGGCAGGAATTCCTGACGACCTGAAGAGGAGGATTGCACAGCTGGGGATCAACATGCTTTTGAAGATGGTGAGCTGGAGGCCCTGGATGTTGAGGTTCAGTACATGGGCAGATGAGGGCTCTGCCAGGCATCGGCAGGTTGGGAACATCAGCTGAGTGAAGTCCCCCAAACGCTCCTGTGACCTGAAGCTTGTGCTGAGCCCTTGATCTGTGGTGTGCATTCATGTGCTATGGAAAGAGTGGTAGGCACACAGTGTAGATCAACAGCAGGTATGATACTGCAGGTGTGTTAGATactgcttcattcattcattcattcattcattcagtattTGTGGAGTACCTGCTGTATGCCAAGTGCTGAGTTAAGTGTTGGACTTACTAAAACAGGCCTGACTACAGGGTAAACCAGTGGGGAAGAAGCACATGCCATTGGGGGCCTGTGCTCAAGGATGAGCTTGAAGGGACCTTTTGTGGACCCTGGGCTTCACTCAGGAAGTGATTCTATTCCATCTGGGATGGGGAGGCTGTGTCACCAACATGAAGACAAATGGTGGGACTTGTCTGGAGACAGCAGCCTGTGCCCAGGTTGTGTGTGCTGGGAGACGTGAAGGCACATCGTGCAGAATAGCTCAGAGTCAGGACTTCAGTCCATGGGCATGGAGCTCATCTGAGTTCTCGTTCCCCCCAAATATTTCAGCTTTCATTATTACAACATTTGCTGAAGTAtgcccccccacatgcacacatatagttaagttgagacaggttctttctgTATAGCCTAGCGTGAGGTGAAACATTAGAgagcccagggtgacctcaaactcacattaAGCCTCTGCCTCCACTATTTAAGGtttatgggccaccatgcctggccagtaTACAGGTcttaagtgtattttaaaatttgcagGTTTCTAAAAGTTTGCCTGGTGCCCAGgaaagccaggagagggcattaaataacctggagctggagttacagatggttgtgagctgccgtgtgggtgctgggacaacAACCCAGGTTCCGGggcagagcagctggtgctcttaatcactgagccacctttttTAGCGTGTGTATGCGTGAACTCGGACATACCCCTGCGTGTGCATGGGAGTCAAAGGACAACATACAGGAGCCAGTCctctgtccatcacgtagatcctctgtccatcacgtagatcctgtccatcacgtagatcctgtccatcacgtagatcctctgtccatcacgtagatcctgtccatcacgtagatcctgtccatcacgtagatcctctgtccatcacgtagatcctgtccatcacgtagatcctctgtccatcacgtagaccctctgtccatcacgtagaccctgtccatcacgtagatcctctgtccatcacgtagatcctgtccatcacgtagatcctgtccatcacgtagatcctgtccatcacgtagatcctgtccatcacgtagatcctgtccatcacgtagatcctgtccatcacgtagatcctgtccatcacgtagaccctgtccatcacgtagatcctctgtccatcacgtagatcctgtccatcacgtagatcctgtcCAGCACGTAGACcctgtccatcacgtagatcctctgtccatcacgtagatcctgtccatcacgtagatctTGTCCATCACGTAGACcctgtccatcacgtagatcctctgtccatcacgtagatcctgtccatcacgtagatcctgtccagcacgtagatcctgtccatcacgtagatcctctgtccatcacgtagatcctgtccatcacgtagatcctgtccatcacgtagatcctgtccatcacgtagatcctgtGCACCACGTAGATCCTGTCCACCACGTAGatcctgtccatcacgtagatcctgtccatcacgtagatcctgtccatcacgtagatcctgtccatcacgtagatcctgtccatcacgtagatcctgtccatcacgtagatcctgtccatcacgtagatcctgtccatcacgtagatcctgtccatcacgtagatcctgtccatcacgtagatcctgtccatcacgtagatcctctgtccatcacgtagatcctgtccatcacgtagatcctgtccagcacgtagatcctgtccatcacgtagatcctctgtccatcacgtagatcctgtccatcacgtagatcttgtccatcacgtagatcctgtccatcacgtagaccctgtccatcacgtagatcctgtccatcacgtagatcctgtgtccatcacgtagatcctgtccatcacgtagatcctctgtccatcacgtagatcctctgtccatcacgtagatcctgtccatcacgtagatcctctgtccatcacgtagatcctctgtccatcacgtagatcctgtgtccatcacgtagatcctctgtccatcacgtagatcctctgtccatcacgtagatcctgtccatcacgtagatcctgtccatcacgtagatcctgtcCATCACATAGATCCTGTCCAGCACGTAGatcctgtccatcacgtagatcctgtccatcacgtagatcctctgtccatcacgtagatcctctgtccatcacgtagatcctgtccatcacatagatcctgtccatcacgtagatcctgtccatcacgtagatcctctgtccatcacgtagatcctgtccatcacgtagatcctctgtccatcacgtagatcctctgtccatcacgtagatcctctgtccatcacgtagatcctgtccatcacgtagatcctctgtccatcacgtagatcctctgtccatcacgtagatcctgtcCAGCACGTAGATCCTCTGTCCATCATGTAGATCCTCTGTCCATCATGTAGatcctgtccatcacgtagatcctgtccagcacgtagatcctgtccatcacgtagatcctgtccatcacgtagatcctgtcCATCACATAGATCCTGTCCAGCACGTAGatcctgtccatcacgtagatcctctgtccatcacgtagatcctctgtccatcacgtagatcctctgtccatcacgtagatcctgtcCATCACATAGATCCTGTGGGTCAAACTCaagtggtcaggcttggtggcaagcacctttacctgctgaactatcTTACTGGCCtcataatgaattttaaaaacccATTCCTTAGTCCTGATGCAGGCAGTGGAAGGATATGAGGCAGAGACATCAGCTAGCCATGGCATAGCTTATCAGCGTGGAGTTGGGCTCGAGGACCCAGGTGAGGCAAGGAGCTGGGTACTGTTGTGGAGGAGCCAGAGGCAAAtggtgatttcattttcttttttgaaacagggtctcatgtcaGGGGCCAGCCTCGACCAAAATACCTTTCTCCAGAAATGGAGGCGTGgacatttagaaatatagtagAGAATATGAAGacgcaaatgaaaataataaaacacagaaacatgtaggatagtatcaggagagAATTTTttagtgagtactgaaaattcacccgtgtttaatttccaactggttAACATACCCCTggccccaaaaggtaggagtaaaacAAAAGGCTGCATTCACATACAAATTGTAAGTCACGGGCTACATTCATCGCTCACGCCCTAGGTTCACGCTCTAGACCAAACACTCTGTAGgaaaaccactccctgggtggaatcccaagttatttccatgaagggaactggaacttagttggatccttagacttatGTTTGAGGTTggaaccaactacttccctattccaggagcacaaggtctggcaaTTAGCCACATCTGTTGCCTCTGATTTacaactaggtgggacctttgtctGGAGGTAGAcgcacaataaccttgaatgaacaagtcccaaactctctgactttGGCCTCTACAggcttgaacttgctgtgtagctgaggatggctttggAACTCCTGATCCTAGTTTCTCTACCACCCACGTGCTATGGCTCAAGTGTACCGGCACACTGGGCTGGTGTTGATTCTATAATATATTTGGGTCTCTCATCTGGGAAGCCCTGAGTGAACTTTTCTATCTCATGCCTGTCCGTCCAGATGAGGAGGAGTGGCAGAGGCCTCATCTAGAGGGGTTCTGTCTTCTACCAGGCAGTGGGGATCTCAGTGGTGCCTCTAACCACCAGGAAGTGCCTGGAACCAGGAGTGTGAAAAAAGGCTATGGATGCTCTCAAACACTTGAGCCATATAGGATAGTACTTGGAATCCCTGGGGATCGAGGGAGGGGAAGTAAGTGTGGGGGCATCCAGAGGTTTTTGCCTGGCTGGTCAGGAGCTGAGGTTGTCTCCTGATGAGTGGGGGTGAATGCAGGGGAGACAGGAGGTTTGAAACTGTTGCTTTGGTTCTGAGAAAGAACTCGGAGTGTAGAAGGACTGTCCGGTGGTGTCAAAGCCACACTGATACTTCAGGGATTGGAGGCACATTTGAGCTATCTGTGATCTGGAGCAGAATTGATCTGGTATTATCTGAATCTAGATGATCCAGATGTTAGTTCTATCATCTACTACCTGGGGACGAGGAGGGACAGTTGAGGCAGGACCTTGAATCTCTGCCCTTGATCTTCTAGCACTTgagaactggaggcaggaggatttcttagttcaggaccaggctgggctacatgagaccctgtgtcataaaattaaaacccaaaccaaacagaaCCAAACCTTTGACTTGGCTTATCCCTGTGCAAATTCTTGTTTAAGAGCCCCTAGCTGCAAGGGCTTGTGGAATGCCCGCCCCTGTGACTTGTCACTGGCAGCCTGCCGTCCCCTAAAACCTTTTCTGCAGGTACCCAGTGGTGCTAGGCCGGGAGGGTGGACGCAGACCTGACTGGTGCAGTCTCTTCCAGATATTTGTGGATAACTTTGTACATGGAGACCTTCACCCTGGGAACATCCTGGTCCAGGGTGCTGGTGGATTGTCCCCACGCCTGGACACTCAACAGCGGCAGGTGAATGTCCACGACACACTGGTGACTACCATAGCACCTGCCTTGTGCCCCCTGCGCCTGGTGTTGTTGGATGCTGGCATTGTGTCAGAGTTGCAGGCTTCAGACCTGAGGAATTTCCGGGCAGTTTTCCTGGCTGTAGCACTGGGGCAGGTGAGACTCACTGGGGTTGGCCCTTTAGAAAGCCCGTGGTTGCCAGGATGCTGTGGTTGgacgcgagtgtgtgtgtgtgggggcactgACAATGTGCtggttctcaggcttggcagcttAAGGTTGGCACCCTTAGTTGGGAAGTCATTCTTCTTTCCTGCATTGTGGGACTCCAGTTTCTCTTACTCTCTCAGCTAAATTGTTGGCATGGTGGGGACAGGACTCTagctttaagaattttttttatttactattttgtgtgtgatgtgtgtgtgagtgcaggtgagaCATGGCGTGCGCGGGATGGGCAGGTGAGACGTGGCGTGCGCGGGATGGGCAGGTGAGACATGGCGTGCGCGGGATGGGCAGGTGAGACGTGGCGTGCGCGGGATGGGCAGGTGAGACGTGGCGTGCGCGGGATGGGCAGAGGACACTTTGAGGACAAGAGCACCGTGTGCCTGCTCTGCTCTCCAAGCCGCTTTTCTTGTTTACCTCCAGGGCCACAGAGTAGCTGAGCTCATCCTGCATCATGCCCGGGCCAATGAGTGCAAGGATGTGGAGAGGTTCAAGGCTGAGATGGCTACTCTGGTGACCCAGGCCAGGAAGAACACCCTCACACTGGAGAAGGTAGGTAGGCACCGTGCGCTTGGGCAGAGCCGAGCTCACACGAGGGTCCACTTCACAGGGAGTCTGCAAAGAgtagttttttggggggtggagtTGAGAtgggtattttttttatgtgtgtgtatagccctgactgtcctggaacttgctctgcagaccaggctagcctggaactcagagatctgcctgcttctgcctcccaagtactgagattaaagatgtgtactgcCCTGCAGACGGTAGAGTTTTTGACAAAAAAATATGTCTTGTTCTCACATCTTCTAAGAAGCTCA from Microtus pennsylvanicus isolate mMicPen1 chromosome 19, mMicPen1.hap1, whole genome shotgun sequence harbors:
- the Adck2 gene encoding putative aarF domain-containing protein kinase 2 isoform X4, with translation MVTLWRLSVRVCLSHLRCSEFRKEFGLPRPLGCSRNARLCWFLLGTLPKFISAHGDVGEGAPGTLCQRKTHWSDLAGNGRVEVAQAGPLGRVLLCLRLGLRAGILLAKFFPLLFLYPLTYLAPGFSTLWLHLLLKATETSGPTYIKLGQWASTRHDLFSEAFCAQFSKLHVQVTPHPWAHTECLLQQAFGEDWGSLLFFETQEPVGSGCVAQVYKAFASTTLLEKDRAWRLGQLSVPWLSSGSGAVWMLGGSFVKEWKPSESLADEAFVEKLLLPKADLVRSEGSMPQVPGHPPKSDHLVPVAVKVLHPGLLTQVYMDLLLMKIGSQALGLLPGVKWLSLPEIVEEFEKLMVQQIDLRYEARNLEHFQHNFENMTSVRFPTPLHPLITRDILVETYEESVPVSSYQQAGIPDDLKRRIAQLGINMLLKMIFVDNFVHGDLHPGNILVQGAGGLSPRLDTQQRQVNVHDTLVTTIAPALCPLRLVLLDAGIVSELQASDLRNFRAVFLAVALGQGHRVAELILHHARANECKDVERFKAEMATLVTQARKNTLTLEKNVWQTLS